The window CGGGGGCGACGAGGATGACGTCGATGCCGAAGGGGGCGAGCTCGATGCGCATCACTTCGCTGAGCATGTGAATGGCCGACTTGCTGGCGCAGTAGGCGCCGGCAAAGGGCGTGGGCAGGATGCCCACGGTGCTGCCCACATTGACGATGCGGCCGCTGCCCTGTTTGACCATATGGGGAATGGCCGCCTGGGCCAGCGCCACCGGGCCGACCACGTTGGTCTCCAGCTCGCGCCGGAAGTCGGCCAGGTCGACCTCGGCGAGCGGTCCCACCAGGGAGAAGCCTGCGTTGTTGACCACCATGTCGATGCGGCCTGCGTCTTCGTGGATGAGGTGCACGGCGGCCTTGATGGACTCGCCGTCGTTGACATCCAGCGCCACGGCATCGATGCCCTTGCTCTTCAAATCTTCGAGCGCCTCGGGCCTGCGGGCGCTGGCATAGACCCGGTGCCCGCGCGCGGCCAGCTCCAGCGAGAGCGCGCGCCCGATTCCCGAGGAACAACCGGTGATGAGAATGACCTGATTCTTGAGCATGAGAGCCTCCCGTGCGGGGGCGAGTGTAGCATGTTGGGTGATGGTGCGTGGCAGCATTACGGGATAGAGTGGGCGAATGGGTGGTTGCAGGAAACGAAAGCGAATCGTGATGGCGATTGCCGCGTTTCCGGTTGCCTTGGCGGTCTTCTTTGTGCTTTACGCGCAGGCCCTTTCTTCGATTACCGACACCGACAAAATCGACAAGTTTCGTGCCAGCATCGATGCGCATCTCGACGACTTCCTCGCAGACCGGAACTTCGTACGGCGCAAGGGTGTGTTTCCCGAATACGGAAACGAGCATGACGCAGGGCCGTTCCTGAACCCACGCCTTCGCTGGCAGGACCCGGACGGCGAATATGACGACTATCTGCCGCCGCAAGCGCCCGAGGATCAATGGATCATCCTGCCCGAATCATTGGAAACCTTTCTCGACGAATGCGAAGTCGGCGAGTGGACGCAGCGCCTTGACGAACTCGCCGCCATGGAAGTGGATACGTCCTGGATCGGGAAGCTATCAGGGTTCGACCACTGGGAACTGCTTCGGAGCAGCCCCGCGGCGGCCCTGCTTGGCGAAGATCCCGACGTTGGTCAGGTATCGATCCCACATCCGCGCTGGTCGGC is drawn from Chrysiogenia bacterium and contains these coding sequences:
- a CDS encoding SDR family oxidoreductase, whose product is MLKNQVILITGCSSGIGRALSLELAARGHRVYASARRPEALEDLKSKGIDAVALDVNDGESIKAAVHLIHEDAGRIDMVVNNAGFSLVGPLAEVDLADFRRELETNVVGPVALAQAAIPHMVKQGSGRIVNVGSTVGILPTPFAGAYCASKSAIHMLSEVMRIELAPFGIDVILVAP